A section of the Ochotona princeps isolate mOchPri1 chromosome 19, mOchPri1.hap1, whole genome shotgun sequence genome encodes:
- the SLC36A3 gene encoding proton-coupled amino acid transporter 3: MLKCNIGTGLLGLPLAIKNAGLLVGPISLLAIGILTVHCMVILLNCAHHLTQKLHKTFVSYSEAMMYSLETCSNPWLRAHSMWGRYMVSFLLIITQLGFCSVYFMFMADNFQQIVEEAHITSRTCQPRKNLVLHSILDIRFYMLIILPFLILLVFVQNLKVLSIFSTLASITTLGSMALIFEHILQGIPFPSDLPLMANWETFLLFFGTALFTFEGVGMVLPLKNQMKNPQHFSFVLYIGMSLVVVLYILLGTLGYMKFGSDTQASITLNLPNCWLYQSVKLMYSVGIFFTYALQFHVPAEIIIPFAISQVSENWTLCVDLSVRTGLVCLTCVPAILIPRLDLVISLVGSVSSSALALIIPPILEITTFYSEDLSGATIAKDIMISFLGLLGCIFGTYQALYDLIQPVSFIANATDVYA, translated from the exons ATGCTGAAATGCAACATTGGCACAGGACTCCTGGGGCTTCCTTTGGCCATTAAGAATGCTGGCTTATTG GTGGGTCCTATCAGTCTCCTGGCCATCGGCATCCTCACTGTGCACTGCATGGTCATCCTGCTAAACTGCGCTCATCACCTCACGCAAAA ACTGCACAAGACTTTTGTCAGCTACAGCGAAGCCATGATgtacagcttggaaacctgctcGAACCCCTGGCTGAGGGCCCACTCCATGTGGGGAAG GTACATGGTCAGCTTCTTATTAATCATCACACAACTGGGCTTCTGCAGTGTCTATTTTATGTTTATGGCAGACAATTTTCAACAG ATAGTGGAAGAAGCCCACATCACCTCCAGGACCTGCCAACCCAGGAAGAATTTAGTGCTGCACTCCATCCTGGACATCCGATTCTACATGCTGATCATCCTGCCCTTCCTGATCCTACTGGTGTTTGTCCAGAACCTCAAGGTGCTGTCAATCTTCTCAACACTGGCCAGCATCACCACCCTGGGAAGCATGGCTCTGATATTTGAGCATATCCTACAG GGGATCCCATTTCCCAGCGACCTACCTTTGATGGCCAACTGGGAGACCTTCCTATTGTTCTTCGGTACAGCCCTCTTCACGTTTGAGGGTGTCGGTATG GTGCTACCTCTCAAGAACCAGATGAAAAATCCACAGCACTTCTCTTTTGTTCTGTACATTGGGATGTCCCTGGTCGTCGTCCTCTACATCCTCCTGGGAACACTGGGCTACATGAAGTTTGGATCAGACACCCAGGCCAGCATCACCCTTAACTTGCCCAACTGCTG GTTGTACCAGTCAGTCAAGCTGATGTATTCTGTTGGCATTTTCTTCACCTATGCCCTCCAGTTCCACGTCCCTGCTGAGATCATCATCCCGTTCGCCATTTCTCAGGTGTCAGAGAACTGGACGCTATGTGTAGACCTGTCTGTTCGCACAGGCTTGGTCTGTCTCACCT GTGTTCCGGCCATCCTCATCCCCCGCCTGGACCTGGTCATCTCCCTGGTGGGCTCTGTGAGCAGCAGCGCCCTGGCCCTCATCATCCCGCCCATCCTGGAGATCACCACCTTTTACTCTGAGGATCTGAGCGGTGCAACCATTGCCAAGGATATCATGATCAGCTTCCTAGGCCTCTTGGGGTGCATATTCGGGACCTATCAAGCCCTCTATGATTTGATTCAACCTGTCAGTTTCATAGCTAACGCCACTGATGTCTATGCATAA
- the GM2A gene encoding ganglioside GM2 activator, producing the protein MHSQMQAALLIALGLLLIDPAVSVFHHQNHMTQPSRFSWDNCDEGKDPAVIKSLTLEPDPIVIPGNVTVSIEGRTSVPLKSPQKVTLTVEKEVAGFWIKVPCVEQLGSCTYDDICNMLDTLIPPGQLCPEPLHTYGLPCHCPFKEGTYSLPVSEFTVPDLEMPSWLSSGNYRIQGILSSGGEHLACVKVSASVKGK; encoded by the exons ATGCACTCTCAGATGCAGGCTGCGCTCCTGATCGCCCTGGGCTTGCTTCTCATCGACCCCGCTGTCTCCGTGTTCCATCACCAGAACCAC ATGACCCAGCCCAGCCGCTTTTCCTGGGATAACTGTGATGAAGGCAAGGACCCCGCGGTGATCAAAAGCCTGACGCTGGAGCCTGACCCCATCGTCATTCCTGGGAATGTGACCGTCAGTATTGAAGGCAGGACCAGCGTACCACTTAAGTCTCCTCAGAAG GTGACATTGACTGTGGAGAAGGAAGTGGCAGGCTTCTGGATCAAGGTCCCctgtgtggagcagctgggcagctgTACCTATGATGACATCTGCAATATGCTGGATACACTCATTCCCCCTGGGCAGTTATGCCCAGAGCCCCTGCACACCTACGGGCTTCCCTGCCACTGCCCCTTCAAAGAA GGCACCTACTCCCTGCCAGTGAGTGAGTTCACTGTGCCCGACCTGGAGATGCCCAGCTGGCTCAGCAGTGGCAACTACCGCATCCAAGGCATCCTGAGCAGCGGTGGGGAGCATCTGGCCTGCGTCAAGGTCTCTGCCTCCGTTAAGGGCAAATAG